The proteins below are encoded in one region of Desulfovibrio sp. JC022:
- a CDS encoding chemotaxis protein, with protein MLDNEILLDAGTNEFEIIEFFIDEVDGGNEDRDYFGINVAKVLEVVEAPDGLEAAEGAPHPSYLGTMSLRDIILPVIDLAVWLGIERKESEFELIVVTEMNNVITGFLVTGVTQIHRIGWGDLKTPNKYIADMDTNCITGTVHLEDRFILMIDLERILGELDPEMAERSDGQVYTAPEKMTAVLVDDSVSVRALLNRNFESSNFEVKLYTNGQEAWEALQEMNAEAKESGGSINDVIDIVVSDIEMPQMDGYTLTKHVKDHADLSCLPVILFSSLITKGLYHKGEAVKADDQITKPEFNELTGRAIALIEKYRAKRMSA; from the coding sequence ATGCTGGATAATGAAATACTATTGGATGCCGGGACTAACGAGTTCGAAATTATTGAATTTTTTATCGATGAAGTTGACGGAGGAAATGAAGACCGTGACTATTTCGGTATAAACGTGGCAAAGGTGCTTGAAGTAGTTGAGGCTCCTGACGGGCTGGAAGCAGCTGAAGGCGCACCTCATCCCAGCTATCTGGGCACCATGTCTCTGCGTGATATAATCCTGCCGGTAATTGATCTGGCTGTCTGGCTCGGCATTGAGCGTAAGGAGTCGGAATTCGAACTCATCGTGGTTACCGAAATGAACAATGTCATTACCGGATTCTTGGTTACCGGAGTGACCCAGATTCACCGCATCGGCTGGGGGGATTTGAAAACTCCCAATAAATATATTGCGGACATGGACACTAACTGTATCACCGGTACTGTTCATCTTGAAGACCGCTTTATTCTCATGATCGACCTTGAACGCATTCTGGGTGAGCTTGACCCGGAAATGGCAGAGCGAAGCGATGGTCAGGTTTATACTGCCCCGGAAAAGATGACAGCTGTGCTGGTGGATGATTCCGTTTCCGTGCGGGCATTACTTAATAGGAATTTTGAGTCTTCTAATTTTGAGGTCAAGCTTTATACCAACGGGCAGGAAGCTTGGGAGGCATTACAGGAAATGAATGCCGAAGCCAAGGAAAGTGGCGGTTCAATCAACGATGTGATTGATATTGTTGTTTCTGATATTGAGATGCCCCAGATGGACGGCTACACCCTGACCAAGCACGTTAAGGATCATGCAGATCTTTCCTGTCTGCCGGTTATTCTCTTTTCATCCCTGATTACTAAAGGGCTTTACCACAAAGGCGAGGCTGTCAAAGCGGATGATCAGATAACCAAACCAGAATTTAACGAACTTACCGGGCGGGCCATTGCCTTGATTGAAAAGTACAGGGCTAAGCGGATGTCTGCCTAA
- a CDS encoding transporter substrate-binding domain-containing protein, with product MFALCMINLSSAATADAQPLVVSGQMHWKPFLMKNKTGRVYGLMYEILEKAAHANGYSLQYRDMPWKRAVMSLEKGKIDIICGIFWNKNRAEKFLFSPPILRNELRIFTGTPFKLEKLIDLQGKRGDKIRGGSYGEYFDTFAKSGKAKFKEVTDDQTAINRLVRGYSDFFIGTYIDTVIKISEQGLTDKITSLPYIIDTVNVYFAYPRRSKKSNHYKKINQTIEQMLTNGTIAETINSYFLKTDIDPAKVIFKPYELRGH from the coding sequence GTGTTTGCTCTATGCATGATCAACCTGAGTTCAGCGGCAACAGCTGATGCCCAGCCTTTAGTGGTTTCCGGGCAGATGCACTGGAAACCTTTCCTTATGAAGAACAAGACAGGCCGAGTATACGGCCTGATGTACGAAATTCTTGAAAAGGCTGCCCATGCCAACGGCTACTCCCTGCAATACCGGGATATGCCTTGGAAGCGGGCGGTAATGTCTCTGGAGAAAGGAAAAATTGATATCATATGCGGGATATTCTGGAACAAGAATAGAGCGGAGAAGTTCCTCTTTTCTCCCCCGATACTACGCAATGAACTGCGCATTTTTACCGGTACGCCTTTTAAACTTGAAAAACTCATAGATCTGCAAGGGAAAAGAGGGGATAAAATCAGAGGTGGCAGTTACGGCGAGTATTTTGACACCTTTGCAAAATCTGGAAAAGCAAAATTTAAAGAAGTGACCGATGATCAAACAGCCATAAACAGGCTTGTCAGGGGATATTCCGATTTTTTCATAGGCACATATATCGATACGGTAATTAAAATTTCAGAACAGGGCCTCACTGATAAAATTACCTCTCTGCCCTATATAATCGACACGGTAAACGTATACTTCGCATACCCCAGAAGATCAAAAAAATCAAATCATTACAAAAAGATAAACCAGACAATTGAACAGATGCTTACTAACGGTACAATTGCAGAAACAATCAATTCATATTTCCTAAAAACCGACATCGACCCCGCAAAAGTAATATTCAAACCATATGAATTACGCGGGCATTAG
- a CDS encoding NAD(P)H-dependent glycerol-3-phosphate dehydrogenase has protein sequence MKIAVIGAGAWGTTLANTLAKNGHDTHLWVREKELCEEITKTGYNSVFLPDFKLSADLKCSSDAEQVMQDADYYLLVVPSQFLRSALTDMKRFFPENPAVICASKGIELNTGAPMSEVVHESLEGLNPRFAHLSGPTFAYELSAELPTSIVLGCENEKLAAEVQDIFSTPYLRIYTNPDYRGVELGGAIKNIMAIAAGMADGLKFGHNTRAALITRGIAEMSRLGEAMGAQTSTFMGLSGMGDLVLTCTGDLSRNRQVGLKLGQGLKLDEILKMRMVAEGVKTTESVHFLARKLGVELPITEQVYKILYEDKDPATAVRDLMTRDLKAE, from the coding sequence ATGAAAATTGCCGTAATCGGAGCCGGAGCTTGGGGCACTACCCTTGCAAACACACTTGCTAAAAATGGACACGATACACACCTCTGGGTCCGCGAAAAAGAACTTTGCGAAGAAATAACTAAAACCGGATACAACTCAGTATTTCTGCCTGATTTCAAACTTTCTGCGGACCTGAAATGCAGCAGCGATGCAGAGCAGGTTATGCAGGATGCAGACTACTACCTTCTTGTTGTTCCCAGTCAGTTCCTCCGCAGTGCTCTGACTGACATGAAACGGTTCTTCCCGGAAAACCCGGCTGTCATCTGCGCCAGCAAAGGAATTGAACTGAACACCGGTGCACCTATGTCAGAGGTGGTCCACGAAAGTCTGGAAGGACTGAATCCCAGATTCGCCCATCTTTCCGGCCCTACCTTTGCCTATGAACTAAGTGCCGAACTTCCGACTTCCATCGTGCTCGGCTGTGAAAATGAAAAACTGGCCGCTGAAGTACAGGATATTTTCTCAACCCCGTATTTGCGGATCTACACCAACCCCGATTACCGGGGAGTTGAACTGGGCGGTGCCATAAAAAACATCATGGCTATTGCCGCAGGTATGGCCGACGGCCTGAAATTCGGGCATAACACTCGGGCAGCCCTGATCACGAGGGGTATTGCCGAAATGAGCAGACTAGGTGAAGCCATGGGTGCGCAAACCTCCACTTTCATGGGCCTTTCCGGCATGGGAGATCTAGTGTTGACCTGCACCGGAGACCTTTCCCGCAACAGGCAGGTCGGCCTCAAACTCGGACAAGGGCTGAAACTGGATGAAATCCTGAAAATGCGTATGGTGGCTGAAGGAGTTAAAACAACCGAATCGGTTCACTTTCTGGCCCGAAAACTGGGCGTAGAACTGCCCATAACAGAACAGGTCTACAAAATTCTATATGAAGACAAAGATCCTGCAACAGCGGTACGCGACCTGATGACCCGCGACCTTAAAGCAGAATAA
- a CDS encoding sigma 54-interacting transcriptional regulator, whose product MPYVSFLKELAEELSISELQKRFLQLILNLQNVERGSIWIKKGDRIQCIEAEGVESQNVIGMTMSTKDTSIVGWVLENREMTIAEGGVDQRHYTGVEENFKLKSKLILCFPLFLTNGEIYGALQVIDTSSGGRRLNLQPENMKILQDMIDIGSIALSNALIQHKRLKQVKELTRTIDSMYSGRFIIGVSQSFNEVMELVDSYAVTDYPILIYGESGTGKELIAKEIHRRSHRRDMPLMVQNCSAIPGQLLESELFGYVKGAFTGASQNKAGLFEAADGGTVFLDELGEMEYGLQAKMLRALEENEIKPLGSPQSRKVNMRIISATNKNLEKAIADSEFRQDLFYRLNVLPLHLPPLRERKEDIPFLAEHFINREAKFMNCERKKISPEAMKLIRAYRWPGNIRELENFIRQLMVLCHDDVVEAKHLPGYIQENQWWCEAPFEHVHDNYTPFREDGCAVSSLEMEGLTWNEVEGAYAKFVLEKCEGNISRAAKVANLNRSTFDSRLSKLGVKKIPN is encoded by the coding sequence ATGCCCTATGTTAGCTTTCTTAAAGAACTGGCCGAAGAACTTTCCATCAGCGAATTGCAGAAAAGATTCCTGCAACTGATCCTCAATCTGCAAAACGTGGAGCGTGGTTCCATATGGATTAAAAAAGGCGACCGCATTCAGTGCATCGAAGCGGAAGGGGTGGAAAGCCAGAATGTGATCGGCATGACCATGAGTACCAAAGATACAAGCATAGTCGGCTGGGTGCTTGAAAACAGGGAGATGACCATTGCTGAAGGTGGTGTAGACCAACGCCATTACACCGGGGTGGAAGAAAATTTCAAACTCAAAAGCAAACTGATCCTTTGCTTTCCCCTTTTCCTGACCAACGGAGAAATTTACGGGGCTTTGCAGGTCATCGATACCAGTTCCGGCGGACGGAGACTCAATCTCCAACCCGAGAATATGAAAATCCTGCAAGATATGATCGACATCGGGTCCATCGCCCTGTCCAATGCCCTGATCCAGCACAAGCGGCTGAAACAGGTCAAAGAACTTACCCGGACAATTGACTCAATGTACTCGGGTCGATTCATCATCGGGGTCAGCCAATCCTTTAATGAAGTAATGGAGCTGGTAGACAGCTACGCGGTCACTGACTATCCCATTCTTATTTACGGGGAATCCGGCACAGGTAAGGAGCTCATTGCCAAAGAAATCCACCGCCGCAGCCACCGAAGGGACATGCCGCTCATGGTCCAGAATTGTAGTGCCATTCCGGGCCAGCTACTGGAATCAGAGCTTTTCGGTTACGTGAAAGGGGCATTTACCGGAGCCTCACAGAATAAAGCCGGACTTTTTGAGGCAGCGGACGGCGGCACAGTATTTCTGGATGAATTGGGGGAGATGGAATACGGACTGCAAGCCAAAATGCTGCGAGCACTGGAAGAGAATGAGATAAAACCGCTTGGTTCGCCACAGTCGCGCAAAGTCAATATGCGCATCATTTCTGCCACCAACAAAAACCTTGAAAAAGCCATTGCAGACAGTGAATTCCGGCAGGACCTTTTTTACAGATTGAATGTTCTGCCCCTGCATCTACCGCCACTTCGCGAACGCAAAGAAGACATTCCTTTTCTAGCCGAACATTTCATCAATCGCGAAGCTAAATTCATGAACTGTGAACGCAAAAAGATCAGTCCCGAAGCCATGAAGCTGATCCGCGCCTACCGCTGGCCCGGTAATATTAGGGAACTGGAAAATTTTATCCGCCAGCTCATGGTGCTCTGCCATGATGATGTTGTGGAAGCAAAACATCTACCCGGCTACATTCAGGAAAACCAGTGGTGGTGTGAGGCTCCCTTTGAACATGTGCACGACAATTACACACCTTTCCGGGAAGACGGCTGTGCTGTCTCCAGTCTTGAAATGGAAGGATTGACATGGAATGAGGTGGAAGGGGCTTACGCCAAATTTGTACTGGAAAAATGTGAAGGAAACATTTCACGAGCGGCGAAAGTGGCAAACCTGAACCGCTCCACCTTTGATTCGCGACTCTCCAAGCTTGGGGTAAAAAAAATACCCAACTGA
- a CDS encoding peptidase domain-containing ABC transporter produces MARTRELNISAIANLSAMLSHHGQNVSADDLRREYDLSGQQVGISRFLRMARENGLEGGVRRIGWKRLHSLEETFPVLGILRNGDTLVFSGFEQGETKNDDRLVLFTGEGLQFVSRVEMEEIWTGEVVLFKPVKQESEKRFGLLWFGAQVLFEKRIFSEVVIIALVLNLLAFAIPLYFQNVVDKVLAHHAVTTLHVMGIGVVGAVLFEGVLRFLREYLLRFATSRIDLRLAMNTFARLVRLPLDFFERSFAGVVVKHMQQVEQIREFLTGNMLETMLDATALLVFLPILYLYSPQLTFIVLGFALITAVCIGLMLGPFYGRLLRLYDAEGKRQALLVETITGMNTVKSLALEPSRNKRWEDGSAQSVSSNFSVEKMAAAGQAIIKTLERLMTVSVIWVGVSSVFEGTMTVGALIAFQMLSQNVTTPLIRLVELVHEYQKTHLAVNMLGEIMNRRPEPGFDRRGIRSEIKGGLEISNLSFSYVPGENPALDNIDLNIQPGEVLGVVGRSGSGKTTLTRLIQGLYPVQKGSISFDGTEIREMDIRHLRDSIGVVLQENFIFHGMVRENIGLARPGADFEQVVDSAKLAGADEFIRKLPQGYDTILDENGANLSGGQKQRLAIARALMKDPGLIIFDEATSALDPESEYRIQENLEQIAEGRSMIIVAHRLSTLRHADRIIVMEDGSIEAQGTHNELLMASPIYRNLWEKQTRGMEAA; encoded by the coding sequence ATGGCACGGACAAGAGAATTAAATATTTCAGCAATAGCCAACCTTTCGGCAATGCTTTCCCATCACGGGCAGAATGTCTCGGCAGATGATTTGCGGCGTGAATACGATCTATCCGGCCAGCAGGTCGGAATTTCCCGTTTTTTGCGTATGGCCCGTGAGAACGGCCTTGAGGGCGGAGTTCGCAGAATTGGCTGGAAGAGGCTGCACAGTCTGGAAGAAACCTTCCCGGTTCTGGGCATACTTCGTAATGGGGATACTCTTGTTTTTTCCGGTTTTGAGCAGGGCGAAACCAAGAATGATGACCGTCTTGTCCTTTTCACCGGGGAAGGATTGCAGTTTGTTTCCCGCGTTGAAATGGAAGAAATCTGGACCGGGGAAGTTGTTCTTTTCAAGCCCGTGAAACAAGAGAGCGAGAAACGATTCGGGTTGCTCTGGTTCGGAGCGCAGGTTTTGTTTGAGAAGCGTATTTTTTCCGAGGTGGTCATTATTGCGCTGGTCCTTAACCTGCTCGCTTTTGCCATCCCGCTTTATTTTCAGAATGTAGTCGATAAGGTGCTGGCCCACCATGCGGTGACCACTTTGCACGTCATGGGCATCGGTGTGGTGGGCGCAGTGCTTTTTGAAGGCGTCCTGCGTTTTTTGAGGGAATATCTGCTCCGGTTTGCAACTTCGCGCATTGATTTGCGGCTGGCTATGAATACCTTTGCACGGCTGGTGCGCTTGCCGTTGGATTTTTTTGAGCGCAGCTTTGCCGGGGTGGTGGTTAAGCATATGCAGCAGGTGGAGCAGATTCGTGAATTCCTGACCGGAAATATGCTGGAAACCATGCTTGATGCCACGGCCCTGCTGGTTTTTTTGCCCATTCTTTATCTGTACAGCCCGCAGCTCACTTTTATCGTACTCGGTTTTGCGTTGATCACGGCTGTTTGCATTGGTCTGATGCTCGGGCCTTTTTACGGACGGCTCCTTCGCCTTTATGATGCGGAAGGTAAAAGACAGGCCCTATTGGTTGAGACCATAACCGGTATGAATACTGTTAAGTCGCTGGCTCTTGAACCCTCGCGTAACAAACGCTGGGAGGACGGCTCTGCGCAGTCCGTATCAAGTAATTTTTCTGTGGAAAAAATGGCAGCTGCCGGACAGGCCATCATTAAAACTCTTGAACGGTTGATGACAGTTTCAGTCATCTGGGTAGGGGTGAGTTCTGTCTTTGAGGGCACCATGACTGTGGGTGCGTTGATTGCGTTTCAGATGCTTTCCCAGAATGTAACCACTCCGCTTATCAGGCTGGTGGAACTGGTCCACGAATACCAGAAGACCCATCTTGCGGTGAATATGCTTGGCGAAATCATGAACCGCAGGCCGGAACCGGGGTTTGATCGGCGCGGCATCCGTTCTGAAATCAAGGGCGGTCTGGAAATCAGTAATCTCAGCTTTTCATATGTGCCGGGAGAAAATCCTGCCTTGGACAACATAGACCTGAATATTCAGCCCGGTGAAGTGCTGGGCGTGGTCGGGCGTAGTGGATCGGGCAAGACCACCCTGACCAGACTCATTCAAGGTCTTTATCCGGTCCAGAAGGGCAGTATCTCCTTTGACGGCACTGAAATCCGGGAAATGGATATCCGCCATTTGCGTGATTCCATCGGAGTGGTTTTGCAGGAGAATTTTATATTCCACGGTATGGTGCGTGAGAATATCGGACTGGCAAGGCCCGGGGCTGATTTTGAACAGGTCGTTGATTCCGCTAAGCTTGCCGGGGCTGATGAATTCATCCGTAAACTGCCGCAGGGCTACGACACCATACTAGATGAAAACGGGGCAAACCTTTCCGGTGGCCAGAAGCAGCGTCTGGCAATAGCCCGTGCGCTCATGAAGGACCCCGGATTGATTATTTTTGACGAGGCTACCTCAGCCCTTGACCCGGAAAGCGAATACCGCATTCAGGAAAACCTTGAACAGATAGCCGAGGGCCGTTCCATGATCATCGTGGCCCATAGACTTTCCACCCTGCGCCATGCTGACCGGATCATAGTCATGGAAGATGGGAGTATTGAAGCGCAGGGCACCCATAACGAACTGCTCATGGCCTCACCAATTTATAGAAATCTGTGGGAAAAGCAGACCAGAGGCATGGAAGCAGCGTAA
- a CDS encoding HlyD family type I secretion periplasmic adaptor subunit: MRRRSKLKNNELKFFPDSVKIRERRVPLAARFSLFTILGLIAFGISWACIGRVDKVVIAKGKVVTSDRPVVIQPIQTAIIRTMNVKEGDVVEAGQVLATLDPTFSDADEAEIASREEYLLALAERVEAELEGREINAVTSPLVQGQVRLMAIRMEQQKFRLESLDNEIDTLERKVEAAEAEQDRLRLSRKSLREIEETYKGLFEKKMCSKLEYLKAREDRRELSRRVAAAGESAAQLREQLEKARSQRISQEKDYHAELTKALVEARQELNELRHRHIKAERIRELVEIRAPRRAVVKETARLAAGSIAREAEPLMVLAPLGSTLEADVEINGRDIGRVHKGVPVRIKLEAFPFQRHGILLGSVAVISPDAFLEQSGEGGEKLVYRAKVKIEQSELRNVPEGFTLIPGMQLAAEMQVGQRRLITYFLDPIIRGFDESFREG, from the coding sequence ATGAGACGAAGATCAAAATTAAAAAATAACGAACTGAAATTTTTTCCTGACTCTGTAAAAATTCGTGAACGCAGGGTTCCGTTGGCAGCACGCTTTTCCCTATTTACCATTCTGGGCCTGATCGCATTCGGCATCAGCTGGGCCTGCATCGGTCGGGTGGATAAGGTGGTCATCGCTAAGGGCAAGGTCGTTACTTCTGACCGTCCGGTGGTAATTCAGCCTATTCAAACCGCAATCATCCGCACCATGAATGTGAAAGAAGGTGATGTTGTGGAAGCAGGGCAGGTGCTGGCGACTTTGGACCCGACATTTTCCGATGCCGATGAAGCTGAAATCGCCAGCCGTGAGGAATATCTTCTGGCCCTGGCGGAGAGAGTTGAGGCTGAGCTTGAAGGGCGCGAAATCAACGCTGTTACCAGTCCACTGGTGCAGGGGCAGGTCCGACTTATGGCTATTCGCATGGAACAGCAGAAGTTTCGGCTGGAATCCCTTGATAATGAAATCGACACCCTTGAGCGCAAGGTGGAGGCAGCTGAGGCAGAACAGGACCGTTTGCGTCTAAGCCGCAAAAGTCTGCGTGAGATTGAAGAAACCTATAAGGGCCTCTTTGAAAAGAAAATGTGTTCCAAACTTGAATACCTGAAAGCTCGCGAGGACCGCCGGGAGCTTTCGCGTAGAGTTGCAGCCGCCGGGGAATCCGCAGCACAGCTCAGGGAACAGCTGGAAAAAGCCCGTTCCCAGCGTATTTCACAGGAAAAAGATTACCATGCAGAATTGACCAAGGCATTGGTTGAGGCCCGTCAGGAGCTTAATGAACTTCGCCATCGCCACATCAAGGCTGAACGCATCCGTGAACTGGTGGAAATCCGTGCCCCGCGCCGGGCAGTGGTTAAGGAAACAGCCCGGCTTGCGGCAGGTTCCATCGCTCGCGAAGCCGAACCGCTGATGGTTCTCGCCCCGCTGGGGTCCACCCTTGAGGCGGACGTGGAAATTAACGGACGTGATATCGGGCGCGTGCACAAGGGAGTTCCGGTGCGCATCAAGCTGGAAGCATTTCCTTTTCAGCGACATGGAATTCTGCTCGGCAGTGTGGCAGTAATCAGTCCAGACGCATTTTTAGAGCAGTCCGGCGAAGGTGGTGAGAAACTGGTCTACCGGGCCAAGGTCAAAATAGAGCAGAGCGAACTGCGCAATGTGCCTGAAGGTTTTACCCTCATTCCCGGCATGCAGCTGGCAGCTGAAATGCAGGTGGGGCAGCGCAGGCTGATTACTTATTTTCTTGACCCGATCATCCGTGGTTTTGATGAGTCTTTTCGGGAAGGGTAA
- the nrfA gene encoding ammonia-forming cytochrome c nitrite reductase codes for MKKNTIILVGALIAIAFMTYMLLSIQTKKTEQVLLNTAPVIKEKGVEARSDIWGKEYPRQYDTWKKTRESNKIEDLVEKYPQLAILWSGYGFAKDYNAPRGHFNALQSNINTLRTGAPTGPNDGPMPMACWSCKSSDVPRLMERDGELEYFTGKWARMGSEIVNPIGCADCHNSQTSQLEISRPYLKRGLEASGRKLEDLTFQDMRSLACAQCHSEYYFKKTPYTDKAGNKQIAAVVTFPWAKGLAAENMEEYYNEYGFKDWTHKLSKTPMLKAQHPGYEIFTTGIHYKRGLSCADCHMPYVQEGSVKFSDHQIQSPLNNVTNSCLTCHRQSEEEFKQIVEEKLKRKNQLNVIAMNSLANAHLLAKKAWEVGATEAEMQKPIETIRSAQWLWDYSIASHGSFFHAPGETLRLLGVANNKAMQARLELQNILANHGVTNYEVPDFSTKEKAQKLAGVAFDKLVKEKMRFKKGLVVEWYDDAVKAGRLDKNWWKILPDNTAYPQN; via the coding sequence ATGAAGAAAAATACTATCATATTAGTGGGGGCTCTTATCGCAATAGCCTTCATGACCTACATGCTGCTTTCAATCCAAACTAAGAAAACTGAACAGGTTCTGCTGAACACCGCTCCGGTTATTAAAGAAAAGGGAGTAGAAGCCAGAAGCGATATCTGGGGTAAAGAATATCCCCGCCAATATGACACCTGGAAAAAGACCAGGGAGAGTAACAAGATTGAAGATCTGGTGGAAAAATATCCCCAGTTGGCAATTCTTTGGTCCGGTTACGGTTTCGCCAAAGACTATAATGCACCTCGCGGGCACTTCAATGCCCTGCAAAGTAACATCAATACCCTGCGCACAGGCGCACCCACCGGCCCCAATGACGGCCCCATGCCCATGGCATGCTGGTCCTGTAAATCTTCTGATGTTCCGCGCCTTATGGAAAGAGACGGTGAACTTGAATACTTTACCGGAAAATGGGCAAGAATGGGTAGCGAGATCGTAAACCCCATCGGCTGTGCAGACTGCCACAACAGTCAGACAAGCCAGCTTGAAATCTCAAGACCTTACCTCAAGCGCGGCCTTGAAGCGAGCGGCAGAAAACTGGAAGACCTTACTTTTCAGGACATGCGCTCACTTGCCTGTGCACAGTGCCACTCTGAATATTACTTCAAGAAAACCCCTTACACCGATAAGGCCGGCAACAAGCAGATTGCTGCTGTAGTAACCTTCCCGTGGGCCAAGGGCCTCGCTGCCGAAAACATGGAAGAATACTACAACGAATACGGATTCAAGGACTGGACTCACAAGCTGAGTAAAACTCCCATGCTGAAAGCCCAGCATCCCGGTTATGAAATATTCACCACCGGTATTCACTACAAGCGCGGCCTCTCCTGCGCGGATTGCCACATGCCCTACGTTCAGGAAGGCAGTGTCAAATTCTCTGATCACCAGATTCAGAGCCCTCTCAACAACGTCACAAACTCCTGCCTGACCTGCCACCGCCAGAGCGAGGAAGAGTTCAAGCAGATTGTAGAAGAAAAACTGAAGCGTAAGAACCAGCTGAACGTTATCGCCATGAACAGCCTTGCCAATGCACACCTTTTAGCCAAGAAGGCATGGGAAGTGGGTGCAACTGAAGCTGAAATGCAAAAGCCTATCGAAACTATTCGCTCCGCGCAGTGGCTCTGGGATTACTCCATTGCCAGCCACGGTTCCTTCTTCCACGCTCCCGGCGAGACTCTGCGTCTCCTTGGTGTAGCAAACAACAAGGCCATGCAGGCCCGTCTGGAACTTCAGAACATTCTCGCCAACCACGGTGTAACCAACTACGAAGTGCCTGACTTCTCCACCAAGGAAAAGGCTCAGAAGCTGGCCGGAGTAGCTTTTGACAAACTCGTTAAAGAAAAAATGAGATTCAAGAAGGGATTGGTTGTTGAATGGTATGATGATGCTGTGAAGGCTGGACGTTTAGATAAGAACTGGTGGAAGATTCTGCCGGACAACACTGCTTACCCGCAGAACTAA
- the nrfH gene encoding cytochrome c nitrite reductase small subunit, giving the protein MNFNSVLRFCALASVTVAVVMGVYLVQESKATSYMSNDSTACINCHVMESYYATWQHSSHAQRAECVDCHLPVENYIDKYASKTRDGWNHSVAFTLNTYGKRMLITDDGARRVQENCIRCHSSFSKTLIKNVDRYHAFDSESLGERKCWDCHRYVPHGKVRSIDAAPVRLGVKYTQ; this is encoded by the coding sequence ATGAACTTTAACTCGGTTCTACGGTTCTGTGCCTTGGCAAGTGTTACAGTCGCTGTGGTAATGGGGGTGTATTTGGTCCAAGAGTCCAAAGCCACTTCCTACATGTCCAATGATTCCACAGCCTGTATCAACTGCCACGTCATGGAGAGTTATTACGCGACATGGCAGCACAGTTCCCACGCTCAACGTGCCGAATGTGTTGACTGTCATTTGCCGGTGGAGAACTACATCGACAAATACGCGTCAAAGACCCGCGACGGATGGAACCACTCTGTCGCTTTCACATTGAACACATATGGAAAACGCATGCTCATCACAGATGACGGAGCCCGGCGTGTTCAGGAAAACTGCATCAGATGTCATTCCAGCTTTTCAAAAACGCTCATTAAAAATGTCGACCGCTACCATGCGTTTGACAGCGAGTCGTTAGGGGAAAGAAAATGCTGGGATTGCCACCGGTATGTCCCGCACGGGAAAGTACGCAGTATTGATGCTGCACCCGTAAGACTCGGCGTAAAGTATACTCAATAA
- a CDS encoding Lrp/AsnC family transcriptional regulator encodes MAKKFTELEHNILALAGTNLSWSATPYADIAEQVGCTEQEVLDLLTRLKDDKIIRRFGATLRHQKAGYGANAMVAWRVTEDQEPEKVGEFMAARPEISHCYLRLTYEDWPYNLYTMIHGKGPDDCKNVVAELEEQTGITDHCTLRSLKELKKTSMVYFEQK; translated from the coding sequence ATGGCAAAAAAATTTACTGAACTTGAACATAATATTCTGGCACTGGCAGGCACCAACCTTTCATGGAGCGCAACTCCGTATGCAGATATTGCAGAGCAGGTGGGCTGTACCGAGCAGGAAGTGCTCGACCTTTTAACCCGCTTGAAAGACGACAAAATCATCCGTCGATTCGGCGCAACACTCAGGCACCAGAAGGCCGGATACGGTGCTAACGCCATGGTCGCATGGCGGGTCACCGAGGATCAGGAGCCTGAGAAAGTCGGCGAATTCATGGCCGCGCGTCCTGAAATCAGCCATTGTTACCTGCGTCTTACTTACGAAGACTGGCCGTACAACCTTTATACAATGATCCACGGCAAAGGCCCGGATGATTGTAAAAACGTTGTCGCAGAACTTGAAGAGCAGACCGGGATCACTGATCATTGCACCCTGCGCAGTCTGAAAGAACTTAAAAAGACCTCCATGGTCTATTTTGAACAGAAATAA